A genomic stretch from Arachis stenosperma cultivar V10309 chromosome 3, arast.V10309.gnm1.PFL2, whole genome shotgun sequence includes:
- the LOC130970084 gene encoding HVA22-like protein e, whose translation MGKLWTLITQLHSLAGPVLTLLYPLYASVIAIESTSKLDDEQWLAYWIIYSFLSLMEMLLQPLLEWVPIWYDVKLLVVAWLVLPQFKGAAFLYERFVRQHIRKYITQGKHHSSSDGATHPKIRFMDFITPKKDS comes from the exons ATGGGCAAGTTGTGGACCTTGATCACCCAACTTCATTCCCTTGCCGG GCCAGTCTTGACGTTATTGTACCCTCT ATATGCATCGGTGATAGCGATAGAGAGCACATCCAAGTTAGACGACGAGCAGTGGCTTGCTTATTGGATCATTTATTCGTTTCTGTCTCTCATGGAAATGCTTCTCCAGCCCCTCTTGGAGTG GGTACCAATATGGTACGATGTGAAGCTATTGGTGGTGGCATGGCTGGTATTGCCGCAGTTCAAAGGTGCGGCTTTCTTGTATGAAAGGTTTGTGAGGCAGCACATTCGCAAATACATAACTCAAGGGAAGCACCATTCTTCCTCCGACGGTGCTACCCATCCCAAGATTAGGTTCATGGACTTCATCACACCcaagaaa GATTCATGA